In one window of Oncorhynchus keta strain PuntledgeMale-10-30-2019 unplaced genomic scaffold, Oket_V2 Un_contig_363_pilon_pilon, whole genome shotgun sequence DNA:
- the LOC127924092 gene encoding splicing factor 3A subunit 2-like, whose translation MQPYDIEPQPYDIEPQHYDIEPQPYDIEPQHYDIEPQPYDIEPQPYDIEPQPYDIEPQHYDIEPQHYDIEPQPYDIEPQHYDIEPQPYDIEPQPYDIEPQHYDIEPQPYDIEPQHYDIEPQPYDIEPQPYDIEPQPYDIEPQHYDIEPQPYDIEPQPYDIEPQPYDIEPQHYDIEPQHYDIEPQPYDIEPQHYDIEPQPYDIEPQPYDIEPQPYDIEPQHYDIEPQHYDIEPQPYDIEPQHYDIEPQPYDIEPQPYDIEPQHYDIEPQPYDIEPQHYDIEPQPYDIEPQPYDIEPQPYDIEPQPYDIEPQPYDIEPQPYDIEPQPYDIEPQPYDIEPHPEI comes from the coding sequence atgcaaccctaTGACATTGAGCCCCAACCCTATGACATTGAGCCCCAACACTATGACATTGAGCCCCAACCCTATGACATTGAGCCCCAACACTATGACATTGAGCCCCAACCCTATGACATTGAGCCCCAACCCTATGACATTGAGCCCCAACCCTATGACATTGAGCCCCAACACTATGACATTGAGCCCCAACACTATGACATTGAGCCCCAGCCCTATGACATTGAGCCCCAACACTATGACATTGAGCCCCAACCCTATGACATTGAGCCCCAACCCTATGACATTGAGCCCCAACACTATGACATTGAGCCCCAACCCTATGACATTGAGCCCCAACACTATGACATTGAGCCCCAACCCTATGACATTGAGCCCCAACCCTATGACATTGAGCCCCAACCCTATGACATTGAGCCCCAACACTATGACATTGAGCCCCAACCCTATGACATTGAGCCCCAACCCTATGACATTGAGCCCCAACCCTATGACATTGAGCCCCAACACTATGACATTGAGCCCCAACACTATGACATTGAGCCCCAACCCTATGACATTGAGCCCCAACACTATGACATTGAGCCCCAACCCTATGACATTGAGCCCCAACCCTATGACATTGAGCCCCAACCCTATGACATTGAGCCCCAACACTATGACATTGAGCCCCAACACTATGACATTGAGCCCCAGCCCTATGACATTGAGCCCCAACACTATGACATTGAGCCCCAACCCTATGACATTGAGCCCCAACCCTATGACATTGAGCCCCAACACTATGACATTGAGCCCCAACCCTATGACATTGAGCCCCAACACTATGACATTGAGCCCCAACCCTATGACATTGAGCCCCAACCCTATGACATTGAGCCCCAACCCTATGACATTGAGCCCCAACCCTATGACATTGAGCCCCAACCCTATGACATTGAGCCCCAACCCTATGACATTGAGCCCCAACCCTATGACATTGAGCCCCAACCCTATGACATTGAGCCCCATCCTGAAATATAG